The following DNA comes from Nicotiana sylvestris chromosome 10, ASM39365v2, whole genome shotgun sequence.
GAGAAGTGAGGATTTATGAGTATTTGGATGAACTCAGCACAGATTTGGCAGATTATATTGCAGAATTATCAGAGGCTTCTGTGAAGGAGAGGGGTGTATTTGCTGTTGCTTTATCTGGTGGTTCCCTCATCAGCTTAATGGGGTATGTAAGTGTGTTGTATTttactttttcaaaatatttttgtttCCCTTTATATATAAGGTATTGAATTGGTTTCCGAAATTCTTGGGAAAGCAGAAAATTATGTGAAGCTCCTTATAGCAAAACTGTTGATTGGGCAAAGTGGTATATATTTTGGGTGGACGAGCGTGTGGTTGCGAAAAATCATGCTGACAGTAATTACAAGCTAGCCAAAGATGGACTTTTGTCGAAGGTAGAAAACTCAAATTTTACTTGATCATCTTTGATCTACTGATTGTGGGATTGTTCATACGAACCTTAGTTGTAACTAGTGGTGGTAAAGTGGATAAAAAAATAGTTATccatccatattatccactaaaaaatgggttggataatgaactttttaaaaattggTCAAATATggaagaaccatattatccacttagaaaatggataaccaatgtgTTTAATTTTTACATGACTCAAATTAGGGGTTTCTAAGTTTGAAAGTCTAGGTATTcttccaaaagtgatcatattcaagaagccatgAATAAtaatggatatccatattatcccgCAGCTAATCCGTATTCTATCCATTATTAAATATAGGTCGGGTAGGATAATTAATCCGTTTTTGCACTACCCGTTCTTGACCCGTCCATATCCGATCCAACCAGCTCGTTTACCACCCCTAGTTGTAACAATGGCTCTCTCTATTTTGCATTGCGATCCATGATTACATATACCCTTCTCAAGAAATCTTTAAGACAGACATCAAATGAAGTAGTTCTCTTTTGGGTTGATTCAGTTCATCATAAAGATACAATAATCTTTCAGCTTTAAAACACAGATACGGTGCATCTCAAATATGCAAGGGAAGCTCCAGGCTGTAGTAATTACTACTTTTTGGCTAACTGTCATGCTAAAGACCGGCTATAAACTTatatgttattgttgatattagtTTTCATACCATGTCGCTTGTGTTCATCTTATATAGAAGTGAGGatgttctttcttctttcttccttacTTTTTTTTTGGGGGTGGGTGGGGGGTGGGGGCGAGGGTGAGAGGGGGAGCAGCCATTTTTGAGGGTCTGTTCGGAACATTGACAAGCAATCATGCTACAGTCAAGCATGGCTATTGTTGGTATTGTAGCTGCAGCCAGAAATTAAGGTGTGCTGTAACATATTTCTTTGATCAGTGCTTTTCCTTGATCTCCAACAATGTTTTGAGCTTGCAATTTTGCATAGTATGGCATAGTGGGGGTGGGAACGTCAGAGTTTGGATGGCGAGGAGATCTGGCAGAAAGAAAATGGATCAGGATTCTCTAAGCTGCAGTATCTGATCGTTGGGGTTTGGATGTGGTAGATAGCCATGTATAGTAAATTCCCATGAATATGGTTCGTTTTTCATTTTATTCCTGAAGCAAGATGATGTTCAAATTTTTTTGAATCCAGATCTTTGATGTCTCTAGGTATTCCAAGGGCGTATACACCTTGTCCTATGCGGTGTCACGGGACACCGATTCGTTGTTATTTTTTACTAGTTATGTATAAGAGAAATAAAAATATTGAAGATCTCCGGTTACAACTACAATAAGTTATTTGTTTGTTCATTTCTTCAAATTTTGACACGCTTATGAAAAATCCTGCGTATGCCACTGAGGTATTCTACCTATCATCTGTTACTCTCTAGTTAATTTACTTTGAACTATCGTGGTGAACCAGGTATATATGGTATATTTAATGTGTCCATGCTTAGAGGTGGTGACATCTATGGATCTAAGTTTGAAACCTGTAGCTATTTCCTTTGAACTGAATGCACTGGGCCAACTGAGGATGCGTATAAAGCTGAATTGAGGTAGTGCTAATAGATGGATGAGTATTGTATGTGCACATAGTGATCTGTAAAGTCATACAAGAGAATCTTCTTGAAAATGTTCAATTGTAGTCGCTCACTATAAGCTCTTAGGGATCCTGAGGCAGTTGAAATACTAACTTGAGGTCATACTAAGACCATCCACCTGATTGCTGGCATGAAGAGATCGATTTACGGATTGGTGATGCCAAAACGAGTGATGTTCCTTGTTAACAGAGAAGGGAGGGTTTTTAGTtactttactttttatttttaacttTTTTCTTGATTGATAAGAAATTTCAAGAAAAACTTCTCTGCATTACAAGCAAACTCTCTCTGCAGATGCTGGGTTTAACCAATGCTGATTGTTTCCCGCGTAAAGATTGACATAATGATATTTGGTAACTTCTATAGTTTTCTTTGCTAGAGTCGCGAACGCAGACTTACACTGGAAACATGGTGGCCTTGGTGTCTCATGTGTCTTGACTCTTCGAGCTTACCGATGTCCAGTAGATCTGTCATGCTGTCGTGTCTAACAATTTTGAACTTTGATGTAACCTGCTCGTTGTGGAAAATTATTTCAGCTTGAAAGCTTACTGCTGTTTTATCACGTTTAACATATATCTTTTAAAGCTCTTGTATTTGTTGATATCTTACACGATAAGTATTTAAGATATCTAATGAGAAAGAAACGAACAGTCTTTGGTTTTTTCTATTTCCTTCAGGGTCAGTATTTTGAAATCATATTTATTCAACAGTATTCTGCAAATCTGCTAAATATCTTCTTTAATCTATGGGTTGACATTAGAACCACcacctatgttgctcggactgtGTATATTTGGAGAATCCGATATGGGTGTGTCAGTATTTTGGAGAGTCCATGCAGCATAGACCAGACAAGGTCCATGTTTTAGCAATTGTATTCCATctcttcatttttttgttgttttgttcctGTGTTTCCCCTAGAATTTGTGAGGGAAATGGATGTTCCTATAGTATGAATTCAATAGGTATAACTTTGAGGTTTGCTTCTCAATGTGGGAGAAGAACTGGTACTTCAGTTCCCAAATTCTTCATCCTAGGAATTCTCTCAATTACCAGAAATACAACTGTACCATCTTAATAGATACAAATGCTAGTTAGCTCTTTTGAAGTTACAGCATCTTCCATATTTTTCATTTATCCTTTCGTCTTCCCCCGGCATTAAAAGGGAAGtggaaaaaaataaggaaaaagaaaacaggACGGTTGAGCTGAATGCGTAGATTTGAAATGCTGTTTTGTACCATGTAGCTGAATTTCATTAGTGAAATTTTGTTCCAAGTCTGAAGGGCTTCCGGATTTGATTTTTGGTACTGATCTTACTTTCCAAAGTTTTGCATTTCTCAGCTGGATTGTGCTTTTATCTTTCAGGTGCCTATTGTTCCAAGCCATGTACATTCCATTAACGACACGGTCTCAGCAGAGAAAGCTGCCGAAGACTATGAGTTTGTTATTAGACAGCTCGTGAGGACTCGTGTAATCAGCGTTTCTGACATCAGCGACTGCCCCAAGTTTGACCTCATCCTTCTAGGAATGGGACCGGATGGACATGTCGCGTCTCTTTTCCCTAATCACTCCATACTTGATGAGAAAGAAGAGTGGGTAACTTTTCTCACCGACTCACCCAAGCCCCCTCCAGAGAGGATTACTTTCACTTTACCGGTTATCAACTCTGCATCCAATGTAGCTATAGTTGTAACTGGAAGCAGTAAAGCAGAGGCTGTGCATTCAGCGATTGATGGTGTTGGACCTGACTGCCCGACGTTGCCTGCAAAAATGGTCCAGCCAAGTAAAGGGAATTTGGTTTGGTTTCTAGACAAGGCAGCCGCCTCAAAACTTGACGGCGCAAAATTTTCAGAGTAGTAGGGCCAGGCTTTTAAATGTGTATGATTGTGTATTTAGAAAAGGCATATGCAACTTAGTTCATTCTCATCTTTCATCAAGTCTTATATTTTGATCTTCCCTTTTTTCCCAAAATTTTTGATAGCTTTTCCTGTTTGAGAAGAAATATAGGAACTTTTTCTTCTGTTGGATTAGGTATCTTCCACCTGCAGTCCTCTCTTCTGAGGTGGGTTTTGAGAAGTGTGGTTATCTTTTTGTTGGGGAAGATGGCAATAAAATTGGATCCTTATATAGAAAATCTAAATGTCCTTTTTAAACTTAGCTAGTTTGTTTTTAGCTCTTTCACATCAGTTACCTAGAAATAAAATTTTGATACATAAAGTTAGTGGCATTAAATTCATCATTAACAATTTTAATTAGTGGAGGTCCAATGTAAGTTAATATGACAACCTGGTGATTTCTCATCCGCCTAACCTTGGTAGACAGAATTAACCTATACTTGTGTAACTTGTAAAGTTGCTAATATGTGACCAGGAGGAGGTCACGGCTTCGAGCCGTATAAACAGTCTCTTGTAAAAATGTAGGGTAAGACTGCATACAACAAACCCTTATGGTCCAGCCTTCCCTCGGATTCCACGCATACCGGGAACTTAGAGCACCAGGCTGAcccttttgtgtgtgtgtgtgtgtgtgtttcgaTGAGAATCCTTTTTCTTCAGAGAAACTGAGTTTTAAGAGAACAAAATGGTTCATACTCTAACAAGTTCATTCAGAAATAACAAAAAGGAGATGAAATGATATTGGTCTATGATACACAGCAATGCAAAGCCTATTCTGCTAGTAAATAATCTAAATTTCTCCAATatgtcaaaaaaaaaatagtcaaaTGTTACATTAAAGGCATAGCAATCAAGAAAGCCTTGGAAAATGGACTTGGTGATGTTGTCTTTCCCTCTTGTATGAtttctctgataccatgttgtatCAAAACTCTAAAAATTCGTGTACAAGCAGTTACAAGCGTCGGAAAATGGAAACAGGGCATCTGACATAAGCATAATCGGCTACAAGCGTATACACCATCAACTTACAGGCACGAGTGTTCTGTATTCCCTCTCTGTTACTGACTTTATGCCATGGTCGTCTGGGACCACATCGTCTTCCATACCTTCTTTGGGAGGATACCCTAATCTCCTCGCCTGCAACCATTGATCTACTACCCCACAGCTAATAGCATACTTTAAAGTTCGTTCCAAGTACCCTTTATCGGTCATAAGATGAGGCTGAACTGTCAGCATTCTGATGATACCTGAACCAAAAGTTGCCACAGAAATTAAGTTGTGGAGCACCAAAAACACGAAAATTGGATATTTCAGTTGCAAATATTTTATAAAGGAACATTTCTTTTTGAAACAGGTAATGATACTTTTTTTAGGTAACAGTAGAGTACTAACAATGAGAATTTGATCGAACAGCTAAAGATATCTGTTGGCCTGCAAAACTTGGACGGATAACATCACTGTCCAGATGTGACATGACTCCACTCAATATTTATTGTTCCCTTACTGCTATCTCTTGACCCAAAATTAAGTAAATATCTCCAATTTGGATAGATATTGCAGGGATAAGTGAAAAGGCATAAATGCATCACATAGCAGACTATCGTCTCTAATGAGCAAACTTCTAAAGGAACGACTTATGAATATACAGAAGGTGGTCATTCTTTTACCTGCAATAATGCCATCTCCAGATGCAGACATATCAGAAGTATAAGGGGTCAGCGGCACATCTTCCAGCCCAAGAACAGCACCATGATGCTCCTTGGTGTAGTAATGAATCTTAGAAGTCCCGTTAGTCACGAACAAAACCTTTAGATTTTCATGCCAAAGTGGAGCAATTACTTCCGGTGGATAGTGAGTGAACTTAGACCTGTCATTATCCTTGGTGTCAAACCTCTCGGACGGTTTTATGCCACAGAGAAACTCTAACTCCTGTTTCGTAACTTCTATAATATCTGCAAGATCCCACGCTTGCTGTATGAATGTCTTCGCTTTATCACCCGATTCCCATAGCGGAAACGGGAGGTTGACATCATAAAAGACAACCCCTCCCAGCTTCTTCGAAATCTTTGTTGCTCGTAATGTGGTTAATCTCATATGTGGGTCAAGCAATGAGAATGTAttgaaataaaacatttttgccTGTGTAACACATTAGAATGAATGGAAACAACTTCAGCATTAACAGAACATACAAAATGAGTTCGAATAAATAAAGTAACATGTAATTTTTTTCAGATTCTTACCTCCTTAAGGACATCTATATTGATCTCAGACTTCAATAGAGAATCCTCAGCCGATGGTTTGGTGGTAGTCATCCTCAAGCCCCCTCTCTTACCTATTTTCATATGTGTAATGGCAGTTGCTTTTTTACTGTCAAGGCGAACTGACCGCGTTTGAACTTTGTTGATATTCATAAAATATACCAAGGACTGACCGAAATCGTCATCGCCAAGTTTCCCCATGAAGGCAACTTTACCGCCCAAGCTCGCAAGAGCCACGGCAACATTACTCGAACATCCCCCGGGAGCCCTGGTAAATTTTTCGGGATCCCAAATTGCATCTTTCATTCTTTCATGCCATTCATGGTCTACAAGCCGATTGGATGGCCTCCCTGAAGGAACAAACGCATGCTGTGCGGCACCAAAGCAACACACCAGAGGTGGCCATCCGTATGAGAAGCTAATATCCTCTCCATCATCGAAGTCCAGTTCTTCCTCACTATCAGCATCAACGTTTGCAACGTGTAGCTCTTCTTCGATATCACTAATTTCTGTCTGGCTACCTTCATCCTCTAAATCGTTAACCTTCTTTCTCCTCCGCCTTGTGACCTTCTGAGTTGGTTCTTTCTCGAGGCTACTAGAGCTAGAAGCAGCTGCAAAATTATGCATAACGAGATTTGCAATTAAACTTCTAAACTTACCAATTTAAACTTCTAAACTTACCAAATGATGAGGAAGTTTGTAAGTTTTTGATATAGAGATTTTACCTTTCTTTGAAGTTCGTTTTCGTACTTCCACAGAACCTTCACTTGATCTTGAAGTTGGTAAGACTTCCTCATCTGTGACATTGCCCTCCACATCTGACGTAGAATCCTCAAATGTGCTCTCCACTGTCTCTTTTTTCTTCCGAGTTCGTCGGGTTTTCTTCGGTTTCGCACTTGATTCTGGTTCTGTTACAGCTTCCGCATCAGTGACATTACCCTCCGTATCAGATATGGAATCACCAAATGAACTCTCCACTATCTCTTTTTTCTTTCGGGTTCGTCTCTGCGTTTTTTTGGGTTCCTCAATTGACTCTGAAGTATTTTCGGCTTCCTCAACATTCATTGGATCATCATTTGAAGTCTCGACTACTTTCTTTCTCCTAGCCATAACCGGAGCTCGTTTTGATATCCGGACGGtcttttttccaacaccaaacaccTCTGTCTTCGATAACTCCTTGGCTATAGCCTCTGGAGTTCCTTCTTTAGAGACTGCCATAAGAACCCATTTGTTTTTAAGTCCAAGATCTTGAAGGTGCATTACTTTCATATTTGGGTAAAAGTTCCAATGCAGATGCTGCCTGCATGTTAGAGAAACATAGAATCTTACTTTCTTTTTCCTGTTTGAAGCATATTTTAGTTTCAGCAGCAATTATCCTTCAAATTTTCCTCCATGTTTTAGATCAGCAAATCCAAGATGCATAAAGAAAAAGCAAAGAAATTGAATCTCTAATTGATGCTCATATTAGAATCAAGAAAAACACCCTCTCTGCACTTTGATTCGTTTTTTCAATTAAAAGTCCGCAATTGTAAAGACACTgaatttgttttggtttttggtgAGTGAATGATTTCATTCCGAATGAACACCAACTATGCACTATTAAAAAGCACAAAGTGCACATGTTGTTGGTTGGAGGTAGTAACAAGTCTTGGTAGACAAGGCACAGAGCTACCTATTGCTGGTGAGAGGTAGCAGGTATCTCGTAGAATTATTATTCTAGGTGCACGCAAGCTAGCCCCGACACCATGgttatcaaagaaaaaaaaagcacgAAGTGCACTCGGCTAGTTACCTACAAGTCACCAAAAGAGCATCTCTACGACTGAAGCCACCCTATGTGCACTAATCAAAATCCTATAGAACAACTACTACTACGCCTCAATCCCAAACAAGTTGGagtcggctatatgaatcctcactaaCCATGTTTTCAGCGGAGCTAGTCTTGAAGATATGGGGTCAGCCGACCCCAATAACTTTTGTCCAAATCTGTTTTTGTCTTCagaaatttatttaatatttataaattatataatttAGAACCTAGCAGCTTAAAATGGGCTAGAATACCGAATCCATAAGCTTCAAATTTTGGCTCCGCCTCTACATGTTTTTTATTATATGATGGATCCTCACAATACAGAATCATATAGAAAATGGAAGAAATTCAACTTGCTCTCAAACTAATAGCATACTACAGCAGGGACACAGAAATTCAGCTTTAATTCTAATTTTCACCACAACATAACGTTATCCACATAGAAGACAGTTGCAAAGGTGACAACTTTATAAGTTACATGATAATTGTATGCTTCTGGTATCATTTTCTTCACAGGGTAAAGCAGATGACACaatacagaaaaataaaaaaaggaacaTAAATGAGAAAAAGACTAAAGAATTAGGGAAAAAACCTGGGGAGAGTAGAAAACAAGTTGAAGGAGAGAGCAGCCATAGCAAGAAGAACATAAAGTTACAATCTTTACAACCCAACAATGGGGTTTTAGACCTTCAAGTTCAAGGTAGCTGTGAAGCAGTAAAGAGAACTGGATGAGGAGGGgtttttgggatttgggtttttGAGGGAATTACagaattgatttttcttttcttttaatattataattatttacTTATTTTCTGAAAAAATTATTCATAGTGATTAGTACTCCTTCTATCTAGTTTTTTATGTGGAAGGCAAAAAACACTTTTAAAATTATGATTAAAATAAATCATAAATAGTGGAACACTCATATTCAAGAGGTGTTCATCCAAAAATTATATTGTATagataagtaaaaaaaaattattatatacattatatattgaATTGCTTCGATTTATTTGTCTgtttattttttcatatttgattCTCCCTAATGAAAAATCTAGTTTTGTCAAAAGAGCAATTTGATGCATAAATCATCTTGTATTCATGCATGTTACATTAAGGGTCGCAACCCAAGGGATATAATATAAACAGTCTACGCTAATGCAATCATAATGGTTTTGtcacttattttaaattattttattaaaaaaaagttttttaaaatataaaaagttgACATGGTCAATTAATTTTTTGGCTCTTAACAAACTTACTCTTAGTTTTATGACCTatctttttttttcatacatGGAAGATTTATTTTTATACGTAAAAAATTTGCCTTTTATAGATCTAAATATCATTTTCCGCATAAATTGAAACAAAAGAGTACTACGTTAAAATCTCGTCTTTAAACCCATGTTCTAAAGACAAACTTTCTCATGACTAAAATGA
Coding sequences within:
- the LOC104234369 gene encoding fructokinase-like 2, chloroplastic, with amino-acid sequence MAALSFNLFSTLPRQHLHWNFYPNMKVMHLQDLGLKNKWVLMAVSKEGTPEAIAKELSKTEVFGVGKKTVRISKRAPVMARRKKVVETSNDDPMNVEEAENTSESIEEPKKTQRRTRKKKEIVESSFGDSISDTEGNVTDAEAVTEPESSAKPKKTRRTRKKKETVESTFEDSTSDVEGNVTDEEVLPTSRSSEGSVEVRKRTSKKAASSSSSLEKEPTQKVTRRRRKKVNDLEDEGSQTEISDIEEELHVANVDADSEEELDFDDGEDISFSYGWPPLVCCFGAAQHAFVPSGRPSNRLVDHEWHERMKDAIWDPEKFTRAPGGCSSNVAVALASLGGKVAFMGKLGDDDFGQSLVYFMNINKVQTRSVRLDSKKATAITHMKIGKRGGLRMTTTKPSAEDSLLKSEINIDVLKEAKMFYFNTFSLLDPHMRLTTLRATKISKKLGGVVFYDVNLPFPLWESGDKAKTFIQQAWDLADIIEVTKQELEFLCGIKPSERFDTKDNDRSKFTHYPPEVIAPLWHENLKVLFVTNGTSKIHYYTKEHHGAVLGLEDVPLTPYTSDMSASGDGIIAGIIRMLTVQPHLMTDKGYLERTLKYAISCGVVDQWLQARRLGYPPKEGMEDDVVPDDHGIKSVTEREYRTLVPVS
- the LOC104234370 gene encoding probable 6-phosphogluconolactonase 1 translates to MALSWANKDGREVRIYEYLDELSTDLADYIAELSEASVKERGVFAVALSGGSLISLMGKLCEAPYSKTVDWAKWYIFWVDERVVAKNHADSNYKLAKDGLLSKVPIVPSHVHSINDTVSAEKAAEDYEFVIRQLVRTRVISVSDISDCPKFDLILLGMGPDGHVASLFPNHSILDEKEEWVTFLTDSPKPPPERITFTLPVINSASNVAIVVTGSSKAEAVHSAIDGVGPDCPTLPAKMVQPSKGNLVWFLDKAAASKLDGAKFSE